The Arachis hypogaea cultivar Tifrunner chromosome 14, arahy.Tifrunner.gnm2.J5K5, whole genome shotgun sequence genome has a segment encoding these proteins:
- the LOC112740885 gene encoding uncharacterized protein: MATPHYCYTFLLVSHLFLLSAQSLDPTDFKALLSIKNTLTDVSPTTPFFSTWNLTAPDPCSSFSGVTCSFNRVTILSLGANSLSLAGSLPPSISVLTELTQLILSPGIVTGSIPQELGQLNKLRVISLSNNRFTGAIPSIFSSLKTLHTLDLSNNQLAGSVPPSLTELPQLRVLILASNSLTGDFPQTVSSPLLHLDLKNNKLTGTLPPWMPSSLRYLSVSQNEMWGPLSNGLDSLSELEFLDLSMNHFSGPIPAQLFYLPTLSSLFLQRNNLSGELPQSPGDNGPLIWSPSYGEGSTVDLSHNSLSGKLSTVFDGVESLFLNNNRFIGTVPEVYVKSMCRGSTRTLYLQHNYLTGIPFEEGTVLPDTASLCLSYNCMVPPASLMTCPASAGEQLSRPVAQCSLFNKRLN, encoded by the coding sequence ATGGCCACACCACATTATTGTTACACTTTCCTTCTGGTGTCTCACCTTTTTCTCCTTTCAGCCCAATCTCTGGATCCCACTGATTTCAAAGCCCTTCTCTCAATCAAGAATACTCTCACCGACGTCTCTCCCACCACGCCTTTCTTCTCCACCTGGAACCTCACCGCACCAGATCCCTGCTCCTCCTTCTCTGGCGTTACCTGCTCCTTCAACCGAGTTACCATACTTTCACTCGGCGCCAACTCACTCAGCCTCGCCGGCTCACTCCCACCATCCATCTCCGTTCTCACCGAGTTGACCCAGCTCATCCTCTCACCTGGAATCGTCACCGGTTCTATTCCCCAGGAACTCGGTCAACTCAACAAACTCCGAGTCATCTCCTTATCCAACAACCGCTTCACAGGGGCCATACCCTCAATCTTCTCCTCTCTCAAAACCCTCCACACCCTCGACCTGAGTAATAACCAACTCGCCGGGTCTGTCCCACCGAGTCTCACCGAGTTGCCGCAACTCAGAGTCCTCATCCTAGCCTCCAACTCACTAACCGGCGACTTCCCGCAAACCGTTTCCTCGCCATTACTCCATTTGGATCTGAAGAACAACAAACTCACCGGGACGTTACCGCCGTGGATGCCGTCATCACTGCGTTACTTATCCGTTTCGCAAAACGAAATGTGGGGTCCACTCAGCAACGGCTTGGACTCACTCTCAGAGTTGGAGTTTCTAGACCTGAGCATGAATCATTTCAGTGGGCCCATCCCGGCCCAACTCTTCTACTTGCCAACGCTCTCCTCTCTCTTCCTACAACGGAACAATCTCTCCGGTGAGCTTCCGCAAAGTCCCGGTGATAACGGTCCGTTGATCTGGTCCCCATCGTACGGTGAAGGATCGACCGTTGATCTCAGCCATAACTCACTCAGCGGGAAACTATCAACGGTTTTCGATGGCGTGGAAAGCTTGTTCTTGAATAACAACCGATTTATTGGGACGGTCCCTGAGGTGTATGTTAAGAGCATGTGCCGCGGTAGCACCAGAACATTGTACCTTCAGCATAACTACCTAACGGGGATACCGTTTGAAGAGGGGACTGTATTGCCCGATACGGCGTCGTTGTGCTTGTCTTACAATTGCATGGTGCCGCCGGCTAGCCtgatgacgtgtccggctagtGCTGGGGAGCAATTGTCCAGGCCGGTGGCCCAGTGTTCCCTCTTTAACAAGAGATTAAAttag